In Nocardia asteroides, a single genomic region encodes these proteins:
- a CDS encoding alpha/beta fold hydrolase gives MAKVGRFSSAAGAARFRAAYDALAARWPVPSTEHEVPTSFGSTYVRRSGTGTGAPIVLLPGIGGNGQIWYPFIEELARDHVVYTPDVIGWAGRCVQTAPVRDTADIAAWFAEVLDGLGERRVHLAGNSLGAWLAGAVAVHRSDRLASLTLLEPSAATFARPRLGLLWKFIVGGINPTPERMRKFNRWLMPRYVMDDAGIELAGAITKFRMAMPWDRAFTDEQLAAIDAPTLVLFGAETIVADPEFGAARAREGIARAQAEIIPGVGHDLLWANPEQVVPRFLAFVESHEQART, from the coding sequence ATGGCGAAGGTCGGTAGGTTCAGTAGCGCGGCGGGCGCGGCGCGGTTCCGCGCGGCCTACGACGCGCTGGCCGCGCGGTGGCCGGTGCCGTCGACGGAGCACGAGGTGCCGACCTCGTTCGGCAGCACCTATGTGCGGAGGTCCGGCACCGGGACCGGTGCCCCGATCGTGCTGCTGCCCGGCATCGGCGGCAACGGGCAGATCTGGTACCCGTTCATCGAGGAGCTGGCGCGCGACCACGTCGTCTACACCCCGGACGTCATCGGCTGGGCCGGGCGCTGCGTCCAGACGGCCCCGGTGCGCGATACCGCCGATATCGCCGCCTGGTTCGCCGAGGTGCTCGACGGACTCGGCGAGCGGCGGGTGCACCTGGCCGGGAACTCGCTCGGCGCCTGGCTCGCCGGCGCTGTCGCGGTGCACCGCTCGGACCGGCTCGCCAGCCTGACGCTGCTCGAGCCGAGCGCCGCCACCTTCGCCCGGCCGCGGCTCGGGCTGCTGTGGAAGTTCATCGTGGGCGGGATCAACCCGACTCCGGAGCGGATGCGGAAGTTCAACCGGTGGCTCATGCCGCGCTACGTCATGGACGACGCCGGTATCGAACTGGCGGGCGCCATCACGAAGTTCCGGATGGCCATGCCGTGGGACCGCGCGTTCACCGACGAGCAGCTCGCCGCCATCGACGCCCCCACCCTGGTGCTCTTCGGCGCGGAGACGATCGTCGCCGACCCCGAGTTCGGCGCCGCCCGGGCGCGGGAGGGGATCGCCCGGGCGCAGGCCGAGATCATCCCCGGCGTCGGCCACGACCTGCTCTGGGCCAACCCGGAGCAGGTCGTCCCGCGCTTCCTCGCCTTCGTCGAGAGCCACGAGCAGGCCAGAACCTGA
- a CDS encoding MFS transporter codes for MSAELTSAPAAPPDLRRQRLVGVFALTNTVTYGALIQAFTVLLVPMSEALRVSRTEVAVAATISTLIGAFAAVPIGTMLDRYGGRLLMTAGSAIGVVAVLLWSQATGLPQLYLAFVLAGPALAMSTYEAAFAVLVVVTDARHRDGAIIAVTMICGLATSFYYFLAGWLEGQLGWRHTLVVLALILAVVAVPAHLWAVPGRTAHSLRVTGRDGVPVGAALRSAGFWFLVVAFVAQSGATSAFLLMMVTWFRDVGFSPTVAAALPIGVGVLQVASRMGLAPLARRFGMARVTAVSFAVQGAGLLALPLAGTSLPLTLACVGAFGLGYGISVVARPSIVAETFGVARFGSILALMTVPIALSRAGTPLAAAWIGDWRFLVLLGAACLLAALALLPVARPPAP; via the coding sequence ATGAGCGCGGAGCTCACCTCCGCTCCCGCCGCCCCGCCCGACCTGCGCCGGCAGCGCCTGGTCGGCGTCTTCGCGCTGACCAACACCGTCACCTACGGCGCGCTCATCCAGGCGTTCACGGTGCTGCTCGTCCCGATGTCGGAGGCGCTGCGCGTCTCGCGCACCGAGGTGGCGGTGGCGGCCACCATCTCCACGCTGATCGGGGCGTTCGCGGCGGTGCCGATCGGCACCATGCTCGACCGGTACGGCGGCAGGCTGCTCATGACCGCGGGGTCGGCGATCGGGGTGGTCGCGGTGCTGCTGTGGTCGCAGGCCACCGGGCTGCCCCAGCTCTACCTCGCCTTCGTGCTGGCCGGGCCGGCGCTGGCGATGTCGACCTACGAGGCGGCGTTCGCGGTGCTGGTTGTGGTCACCGACGCGCGGCACCGGGACGGCGCGATCATCGCGGTGACCATGATCTGCGGCCTCGCCACCAGCTTCTACTACTTCCTGGCCGGCTGGCTGGAGGGGCAGCTCGGCTGGCGGCACACGCTCGTGGTGCTGGCGCTGATCCTGGCGGTGGTGGCGGTGCCCGCGCACCTGTGGGCGGTTCCCGGGCGCACCGCGCACAGTCTGCGGGTCACCGGGCGGGACGGGGTGCCGGTCGGTGCCGCGCTGCGCAGCGCCGGTTTCTGGTTCCTGGTCGTCGCCTTCGTCGCGCAGAGCGGGGCGACCTCGGCGTTCCTGCTGATGATGGTGACCTGGTTCCGCGATGTCGGCTTCTCCCCCACGGTGGCGGCGGCGCTGCCGATCGGGGTCGGGGTGCTGCAGGTCGCGTCCCGGATGGGGCTGGCGCCGCTGGCCCGCCGGTTCGGCATGGCCAGGGTGACGGCGGTGTCCTTCGCGGTGCAGGGCGCCGGACTGCTGGCGCTGCCGCTGGCGGGCACCTCGCTGCCGCTCACCCTCGCCTGCGTCGGCGCCTTCGGCCTCGGCTACGGGATCAGCGTGGTGGCCAGGCCGTCGATCGTCGCGGAGACCTTCGGGGTGGCGCGCTTCGGCAGCATCCTGGCGCTGATGACGGTGCCGATCGCGCTCTCCAGGGCTGGCACTCCGCTGGCGGCGGCCTGGATCGGGGACTGGCGCTTCCTGGTGCTGCTCGGCGCGGCGTGCCTGCTCGCGGCGCTCGCGCTGCTTCCGGTCGCGCGGCCGCCCGCGCCCTGA
- a CDS encoding LLM class flavin-dependent oxidoreductase — protein sequence MTLEFLWYIPNQVVAGHRGEPVSADHNSLETLTAQARALEEHGWRGALLGAGWGRPDTFTVATALAARTTTFEPLIAVRPGYWRPANFAASAAALDHLTGGRVRVNIVSGKDDLGAYGDTEGDQADRYGRTREFMQLVRKLWTEDDVTYRGEHYRVTNSTVRPRIARRGERRHPKLYFGGASEAAERVAATEADVQLFWGEPLSGVQERIERLKALGAELGREHAPLEFGLRVTTFVRDTTEQAWAEAEAKVAEMAAQQGDLDHRNPFRRTAVGQQRLLDLAERGDVLDDNLYTAPGRYGGGGAGTTWLVGSAEDVAQSLRRYQDLGITHFVLSDTPYLREIGRQGDQLLPLLRG from the coding sequence ATGACGCTCGAATTCCTCTGGTACATCCCGAATCAGGTCGTCGCGGGCCACCGCGGCGAGCCCGTCTCGGCGGACCACAACAGCCTGGAGACGCTCACCGCCCAGGCCAGGGCGCTGGAGGAGCACGGCTGGCGCGGCGCGCTGCTCGGCGCGGGCTGGGGCCGCCCGGACACCTTCACCGTCGCCACCGCGCTCGCCGCCCGCACCACCACCTTCGAGCCGCTGATCGCGGTGCGCCCCGGCTACTGGCGGCCCGCGAACTTCGCCGCGTCGGCCGCCGCGCTCGACCACCTGACCGGCGGCCGGGTGCGGGTCAATATCGTCTCCGGCAAGGACGATCTCGGCGCCTACGGCGACACCGAGGGCGACCAGGCCGACCGCTACGGCCGCACCAGGGAGTTCATGCAGCTGGTCCGCAAGCTGTGGACCGAGGACGACGTCACCTACCGCGGCGAGCACTACCGGGTCACCAACTCCACAGTGCGGCCGCGCATCGCCAGGCGCGGCGAGCGCAGGCACCCGAAGCTCTACTTCGGCGGCGCCTCCGAGGCGGCCGAGCGGGTGGCGGCGACCGAGGCCGACGTGCAGCTCTTCTGGGGTGAGCCGCTCTCCGGCGTGCAGGAGCGGATCGAGCGGCTGAAGGCGCTCGGCGCAGAGTTGGGCCGCGAGCACGCCCCGCTCGAATTCGGGCTGCGGGTCACCACCTTCGTGCGCGACACCACCGAGCAGGCGTGGGCGGAGGCGGAGGCCAAGGTCGCCGAGATGGCGGCGCAGCAGGGCGACCTCGACCACCGGAACCCGTTCCGGCGCACCGCCGTCGGGCAGCAGCGGCTGCTCGACCTGGCCGAGCGCGGCGACGTGCTCGACGACAACCTCTACACCGCGCCCGGCCGCTACGGCGGTGGCGGCGCGGGCACCACCTGGCTGGTCGGCTCGGCCGAGGACGTCGCGCAATCGCTGCGCCGCTACCAGGATCTCGGCATCACGCACTTCGTGCTCTCCGACACCCCGTACCTGCGCGAGATCGGCAGGCAGGGGGATCAGCTGCTCCCGCTGCTCCGAGGATGA